The nucleotide window TTCTTGCACACTTCACAAGTTCCAGTTCAGCCTTAATCCTGGGTGCTAACTTGGAAAGTAACCTTGCAAAACTGGAGCCGTACTTAAACCCTGAATGGTGGTTCTGACATGTGGAGGTTGTATACAGACAGGCTTGACATTGGCAAGATGATTTATGTTATTTTAAGTCACATCCTTTCTGAGACAGACCTTGAAGTATCACAGTTCAGCCAAGACAATGTCCTTTACTGCACAAATTatggaagatttattttaaatgggcAGTGAGAGAGCTCAATGTTGTAAAGATTACAATTACAGGTAGACCAAAGGTGTTCCTAACGCAGCCTTTTGTTACCAAAGAGATTAGATgtatccatttaaaaaacaagagggaaaaacgGTCCGGTTGTCATTAAACTGTCCACACGGTGGCACACTTATTCCATTGACGAAAAATCGTAGACCAcacgccccccaccccaccccccaatctAATGGATACAATCTTTAatgtttgtaataaaaaagaGCTGCCAGTCTTTGAAGGACTGACTTTCTGGTGTAGAAGACTTAGtgcaccttgctgcactgttacttCTCCACTTGGTGGCTTTTAAAATAagacttctttttccatttcttctctgtGACCTTGAATAAAGGAAGTGATTTTATGTTTGTGTCTGACCTTTCACATTTTGCAAAGTACTGTGAgtgtttttctgttctctgtgctAGAAACACCATGGTGCTCCCCCATTAAGGTGAAACATGGTTATGCAAACTGCAGGACACCTCAAGGGGAATATTACAAGAATGTATTGGGGACAAGATGTGATATTCGCTGTCAAAAAGGCTACGAACTGCATGGCCCTCAGCAGCTAATTTGTCAGTCAAGCAAACGCTGGTCTGGGAAAGTGCTGTGCAAACGTAAGTAGATATGAAATCCATGCTGGTGGCTTGTGCCTCAAATTGAGCAGACAATAAACTTTACTTGTCTTTGAAACAGTGATCTTTAGattgttatttgcattttaaatattgacAGTATACTTGGATATGTATATTGGCTTGTTGCAGAGCATCTTGCAGTGGTACGTGGCATGGTAAGTATCGTGAGTGGTACAAATACTCTTGGCAGAGGACAGACAGGGAAATTTTGTGAGTGTGGGATTTTGATTTGTGGGTATAATTTTATGACAGAGCCataaaggtgttttaagatattgCCCATCTTGGATTTTGTAAGGTGACACAATTTGTATCAGGTGTCTAAGTGGGCACTTGcagtaaaacattttctgagagGAATGGTACTTGTCATCTTTTTCTCATAAATATTGCATTAGGCCACTGTGTATGTCAAGTTAAATTTGAAATGCAGCTAATAAGAACAGTGTGAAAAGCCTCATGCGGAACGTGACTTTCTCCCACTTGTCATTTTCTAGCTGTATCCTTATTTCTGTGTAATACCCCACATTCACATTAGTCTAAGAGGGGATAACAAGTTTCAAGAAATCTTTGTGTTCTGTTCCAGAAAAGCGCTGCCCCACCTTGTCCATGCCGACCAACGGAGGCTTCAAGTGTTTAGATGGTGCCTACTTTGGCTCAAGGTGTGAGTACTACTGTTCACCAGGATACCAGCTGAAAGGCGACCGTATAGTAACGTGCATGGACAACAAAGTTTGGAGTGGCCGGCCAGCGTCCTGCGTTGGTAAGTAGGATGGTTAGTCTGCATCCTGGAAAGGCTACATCTTGAGGTACCTGCTGGTGCCAGAGTCCTCCAAATGAATTCCAAAATGCTCTTTTATCCAGTTCCTCAAGGAAAAAAGCAACTGTCCCTTTTGAGGAAACAGAGAACAGTTTTCCAAGGGTTACATAGTGCTGTCACTTAGTACTTTCAGTCCCACATGACCACCTTCCTTGCACACACGCTATCGGGTCCAAGCATTGTCACTTTAATATAAAGATGAGGCTGGTGTGAATGGTGAGTGCTTTACAATGCTTGTAACAGCCTTCACTGATCTCCTGGCTGACTTGTTGGTAGTCTGTAATTACTGGGCTGCTCTTCTACCACGTTCTGTCCTGGCATCTGTCCTGCTCTCTGCAACTTAATGATAAAACAGGTTTGAAACTAAACCCTTTGTTTGACCTCCCctgttacttttatttcttgGGATTATGGTTTTCAAATATATTCAGGGAATATGAGTGGATTGTAGTTACCAGCATGGTTGCAGTGAGCATTTCAGCCTAGTTCACATTAGTTATGCCAGCAATTTTCAGTACGAAGTCAGTGGTCTCCTGGGAACCTTGACTGGAGCAATTGTTCTTATATACATAaatcagaagagagagaaacaaatattGAGATTTAACTTTCCTTCCTACTAATGAGATTTCAGCAGATAGTGAAGTCTCAGCTACTGCTCTTGTTTCTGGGAAGTTCCTGAGAAAAGGTTCAGCAGCCACCCACAAAGGAAGGTATTTTTTGACCATCTGAATTGTCTACCAGTAATTTAAGCTTGTGGGTGGTAGAGTGTTTGTGTTCAGTGTTTTCTGTGTACGATGACTTGGTTTTCCTCAGAATGCCTGTGGCTCAGTCTAGGTTAGCAAATGGCTTTGGAGTGTCTCCACTGTGGCCTGACATTTGTAGAATTTTGTTCAGGTTTCCCGTTACTTGGTGTTGTACAAATGTAGAAGTGAGCCTGCTACTTAGTTCTAGACTGTTGGTAGtgtctgttgtttttatttacaaaaacaaGCCTTGTCCTTCTCCATCTCgtgagcagaggaagaaagacaAACCCTTTTAAGTTTGGGAATAATAAAATGTTGTTCTCTATTTCCTGGCACTTTCGGAAGCTCATCTGTTTGCGGCGACAGGGTGCTTATTAGAGACAATGCTGTCTTGCAGAGTAGTGTAGGCAAGTATGTCTTAAGCAAAAGAAGAGGCTAAGTTAGCACTAACACTTCTTTTTAGTTCCAAAAATACAGGATAGTTGTTGCATAGGGTATGATTGCAAGTCTCAAGTAACCCAGTAAAAGTAATACTATTATTTAAAGTTCTGGTAATACCACCTTACCAGAACTTAAGGAGAAGACCCCTTCACACCTTGTGTGCACACAGTTCCTATATGCAAACAGTTATGCTGTTAGCAAACTGTTTAATGAGGTTATCTTTTGACCTCTTGATAGATAGGGTAGAGATTTTTTTGTGACCAGACATGACCCTAACAATGTAATGCAGTTTGCAGTTGAACACATATCCCTTGACTGTAATTCAGTAGGTACAGAAAAGTCATCAGTGAACTGCAGCCTACACAAGTTTACCAGTGGCCAGGAGGGTACTGGCTGAACAGCTCACCTTCAGCTGAGGAGTAAAGTTAAGGTGAGGGGAGCAATGAAATATAAAGGCAAAGAGGCTGGTTTATTTCTTACTTTTAGCACATAAGCAATTAGTTGCACTGTGCACAGTAGGCATGTTACGTGTGATCAACAGACGTGGGCTGGTAAAGTTCATGTTATTGTGAATAGGCAGGGAAGTGGCCTGGGGACACCACAGCTATTGGCATCAAGTATGGCAAAATTACTGTAGACCTGAATTTATAATCCTCTTGAAAACAAGGGGCTTTCCTGTACCCTTTTGTACTGCAGTTGCACTGCTTAGCATTTTTGCACAAAACTATGTGAGGTTCACAGTGCAGTAGTGAAGATGCATGTAGGCGTAAAGCTAACATAATTGCTGAAACAGGTATTCattaaaaggggggaaaaaagatttttttttttttttaattaaaatggtgTATGTTTTACAGTCTCTTACGGAAGCCCTTACAGACAGTGAGTATTCTATCCTAATAAAGCAGACTGTCCCCTGTCCCTCTCCTGTAAGAGGAAGGATATCCTTCGTGTTGCAGAAATAACTTTTGATTAAAAAGATCAATGTACAGCTGCTTTTGGTTATCAGCTAAAAATGCCAATACTCACTTGAATAATATTTCCATTATATCCTTAATGCACTATAACATAGATTGAAATAGGTATTTTCCTCTAGAAGACTGAAAAACGTCACAGTCTTTTCCTCTACAAaggtttcattttcctgctgatTGTATCACAGTGGTTGTGGTAAATGGCTGTCACTGTGCTAAGTCATCCTTTTGTCACATCCTAAGACTGTATTGATAGGTAGTTAACTAACAGCTTCCCACTATGGATCTCTGCAGCAAGCTCTGCACTGAGTCATTAATTATACAGGCCCTGATAATGGATGTTTTGAAATACAGAGCAATGCTTTGTGGAggcaggggtggggagagcaggacACTGTTTTTCATTCCCCCTTTTATGATTTCCAATCTCTTCATCTCTTTATGCTTTTGACACAGACTAGTGTTTTGAATTAACTTCCAGCCATTGTTTATTGTCATCAGCAATCAGTAATAACAGTGTGTTTATGTATCAGCAGACCATTTACCTATCCCATACGGACTCTTGAATAAGCAAGCAGTGGGCATTCAGTACCATccctctgtttctttcctcttgtcATCCCAAATTCACAAGCAAATAAACATAAACCTTTAATATAAACATAAACTCTTTAAATTTTGTTGAAATCATTAGTAGGGCCAGTCCCAgaagtatgtttaaaaaaaaaaaaaaatctaaaacctaTTTGAAAACTTAGCATTTTTCTCCACAAAGTTCAAAAggtttctttaaaattcagtgttCCACCGCTGACCTCCTGATGCAATGTCTGCACTGCTGCTTCCCCACATGAAGCGAAGTAACCAACAAAAGTGACAACTTAAAAGAATGTGGCTGAACAGTGCCAAATTTTTTATGAAAACTCAATTTCCCTGCCCATGATTTAAACCTTGCAGGCAAGATTCACCCGTTTAACACATAACCCTGCTAAACAGGTGAAATAAATCTGCTTGGCTTTTCATCGGTCTTTCAGCAGTGACACTGTAGTAAAAACATAAGACTAGCTATATGGGGTCAGACACCTTGCAGCGTGTCCTGGCGTCAACTCTGCCCAGGAATACTTATTATGTGAGAGAGTCTGACAATCCGGCACTTACAGGATGATTTTTCTCCCTGATAAAACCTCACCAGCAGTCAGCACTCTTGTGGGTTCCTCCGCTGGGGTTTGTTTTGGAACCAGTTTAGTTTTCTGACCTGCAGATGGGCACCTTGCTCATGTCGTACATTTTATTGAAGGTTTTTTGGGTGGGTTGTGTTTCGGTTTTGTCACGTGCATTTGCCTGGATGTTCTCTGGTCACCTGCTCTGCATTTaaatgggttgggtttttttagaccTGTCTTTCTTCTGCCAGGCTGTGACCAAGGTGCTCAATATGCTGTAGGTTGGCTTCAACTTTGTACAAGGGCACAAGGAAAAAGACAGGAGCACTGTTTGGTTTAACACATCCCAGTTAAACTGCAGTTTAACACATCCCCAACACTGCAGTTAAAGAGCCTCTTTGGTAGACAGCTGCTTTCTCTTGGTCCATTTCAAAGTGGAGTTATTCTGGTGAGGTTCATTTAGTGCCTGTTGGGTGCTAAGAGGCAGCTGAAATGACCAAAGAAAATATCCTTTCCAGGACTTTTTAAGCCCAGCTAAAAAGGCTGTCCCCTGGGTGCTTGGTGAGTTGGTTCCCACAGTAACGGTACCGTTTGTCTCTACGATGTGGAAGTCCAAGCCAGTTCATACCAACCAGTCTTCTCTGCACTAAATAGCTTAATGAGCCTCCTGATTAATTAAGTGCTTAAAACACTGGGTCCTTAAATGCCATTCTGTCTTTTATTCCAGCATTACATGTATTTACCGTATACTGTCCATAGCACAGCGGTGAGCTGTTGCCACAGTAAACTAACCAGAGCCAGAAGCAGCCTTGGTGAGACTGGCTTATTTCCTACCCTAATTCAGCTACACTGGGGGGTTATTGAGATCAACGCAGTTTTGTAGAGGAGGGCAGAGCGCTTGCGGGCTGCAGCATGAGCAGGTTTCCAGACATAATGAGGTGCTCTAAAAATAAGGGAGTGAGTAAGAAACGTGAGGAAGGGAGACTTACTACAGCCAGAATGAATGCTTGAAAATCCTTCTTGCTTGTGTATTGCAGCAGATGAGGGAAGCAGGAGTGAAAGAacccaaaaagagaaaaaggtaaaGAAGCCATAAAGAAGAATTAAGTGCCTTATGTATCTTTGGTGAAGGGTGTTCTTGTAAAGTACAGGAAGCTTCAGAAGCTGTTCATTTGTAATTGCTCCACTCCTTGCAGTGGGAACTCACTAGCTTCACCTTCTAGTAGGATTTGCAAAAAAATCAATGGTTATCCTCCCTATACTATAGGAAGTTATACAtatgttttgtttatttacagaaaaaaaacccacaaaaataagtatttgtgtAAGGCAGTTTGCAATATTCCTGATGTTTTTTGATTAGCTTTGGTGCAACACTTAACTTGCCTGTGCCTCCTGTGCAAAACTAAGACAGGAGCTTTTCCTATGGAAGTGCCTCACAAAGCTGTGGTGTTTGGGGTTGGAGGAAAACTCTTAACAGAAGGACTAGAGATAAGCCAGTTTTCAAGAGTTGTGGGTTCTTGGAATACCATTAAAAGTTTGAAGGGGCTATAGCAGGGCTGCACTTGCCCTAGTTAAACTGGTAGAAAACGTCATGTGTTGCTTGTAGAATAGGAGGGtctgtgaaattattttgtatatgTGATGCTTTATAAAGACCTAAATCTTTTCTCATTGctattttataaagaaatccaGATTATACTTTTTGTGTCTGCCATGCAAATGAAAAGACAAGGCCTGCCACCCTTTAAATTTAAGAAGCACTTTAGGCATTGTTTACTATTTGCAGGTAAAGAGCAAGCCTgtctctgttcttttttaaagctggTATAGGACTCCATGGATTTAGACTTCATTTTGGGTATAACCCAAAATATGGTAAAAAACCCTGAGActattaaagatttttaaatttttttttaaattaatgattgTGATGGTATTTGGAGTTGGTTCACCCATGTATTTCTGCTACGCTCGCAGGATTGGCAACCGAAGCAGCTGAAGATGAGTACCTGTGCATGCCCTCTATCTTCCATCGGGGTCTTTTATCATCACCACTGCTCCTTTACTCCTGAATAATAGGCACAATGTTCTGGTAGCAGTTAAACAAGCTTTCAGAACTTACCCAGTCTACTTTTTGGGTTGTATTACCTGTAAGGCATTATTATAAGAATTACTTGAAAAAATCAAATGGAGCAGCAATTCCCTGCAAAATAACAATTGCGTCAGTCTTCCATTGTTTCTCATTCTGCCATTGCTGCGGGAAAAATAACCAAGCATTTAACAGTAATATGCAAAGTTATCACACAGAGAGACATTTATATTCAGCGTGCTTTCCGAATGTACTTAATCACAGTATCTACCACACAGATGAACAGAGAGAGGCAGAACAGATAAACAGATGGGTCAGGCTCCTCGGTACAATCTTGGGTATCCCTCCTTAGAGTTCAAAGCTAAATACAGTCAATTTGTAGACATTGCTTTTTAACTGGGGACTAGATAAAAGTTGTAACtgctttttaattagttttttacATTGGGTGGGAGGATTGATCATTGTCATCTCTTACTCTTCTAACAAAAAGTTGAGAAGTTGGCTCCACCTGCCTTGCCTGGGACAGCTTCAGTGCTGAGGAGGTCAGCTGAAGGTGGTCCGAAGCTACGCTGACAACAGAGCAAAAGCTCTCAAGAAAATGGGTAGCTATAACACATGCACATGTACCTATTTCTGTAACGTTTATTTCAACAGATACTGAACCTCCGAGAATCCAATGCCCGAGTGTGAAGGAGAAAACTGCGGAGCCCAACAAGTTGACGGCCAGAGTGTTCTGGGACACCCCGGAGGGACGGGACACTGCTGATGGGATTCTGACAGAGTAGGTGTAAATctgtaaatgtttgcattttctcctttttattcctGGGGTCCTTGGTTAGTGATTCAGCTGATGAGAGTGGCCAGGTACCCTTTTCCCTTAATTCATCCAAGATGCTTATTTATAGCTGTCACATGTCAATGGCCTGTAAAGAACTGCATATTTaatggaagaattaaaaattgACAACTTGAATCATTCAGGACCTGGCATAGAGGGGTAGCAGATTGTTGTGGTTATTTTAGAGCTGATGGAATGAATGACAATAGCATTTTGACTGCACCTATGAAATTTCCCAGAGCTGCTTTGTGGGTCTCATATACAAGTTTTCTTACAGCAAGTTACCTTTTATACATAACAATGAAAAGATAATAGTGGATTGGAGGTAGCAGCAGAGGCAATtttgactgttttaaaaaaaacaagatgaaTTGTGTTGCAAAACAATATCTGCAGTCCTCTTTAGGCTTCTTCCTGAAGTAGTGCTGAGTGCTGATGTCACAGCATTCTGCAGTTACTTGTAAAGTAATGCCTCTCATTTCAGACTTAGGGAGCTTTAAACATTAGATTTAAACTTAACACTTTTGTCAAAATTTCCTTGTCAATTTTTATGGTTTCACAGTCACGTTTTCCAGAAGAGCAAGGTGCACCCGAGATGGTGCCACTGACTCTGATTTTTCCCATCTTTATCATGCAGGATTTATGTCAATCTATCTAGATTAATGTAATGGTAAGAGTATAGAAAGTCTGCTTCTTTCAGTAAACATGTTACACCTTGTAATGGTATATTGGTGGACTGGTTAAGCTTAAAAGCTCAAAGCTGTAAGCTTAAAGATGTTTGCAGTTTTATGTGAATACAAAAAGCTATTGAAAGACACAGTGGCATTGTCTTTTTATTGTTACAGCTTAAATAATATCAGAAAGAAGAATTCATTACACAATTAAAAACAATATTGCTGTAAGGTCTGATGTCATAATTCTATGCCAAttaacagcataaaaaaaaattaagcctgataaaataaaaactttgaaaagtATCACAATAAGGAAATTCCAAAGTCTTTTTGCTGAAATAATATCTGACAGGCAAAAAAATTGGGGAATATCCCATGTAGACTTTGTCATATGAGTAACTGTTCCCAGCTCTGAAGAGGCTAGCTGTTAAATCCGTGGAAGCTTTTCCATAAATCTGTTTTTAGAGAGTCTTTGTAAACTGTGATGTTTTATAGAGTGTACAGTGCTTTCCTTAAATGCACTGGGCCCTGCAGTCCCGTCAGTATATAAGCTTTCCCATTATGTGGAACACTGTTCAACCTCGCTGCTTCAGTACTGAGGATACATTTAACACCTCTGAATTCTCCTGACACAGTTGCAGGATAGGAACAAGTTCCAGGTGAAAACGCTGCCGTGGATCACCACACCCTTCTGCTGTGACAATAAATGTCACTTTCTATTCAATTTTTGTACATCAGTATAATCATAGGAGCAGTGCAGAGCAGCCAGATGGGGTACATCCCTGTACCCTCCCCAGGCTCTGGGTTACGCTGCAGCCCTGACAGTGGATTGTTCACAATACAAAATGAGGGAGGATCAATCTCAACTTTTCTCATGTAAGAAAAAGTAAGCTCAAGTTCCTTTGGGCATGGCATGATGCTTGGCTACACTCTGGATTGTCTTACAGGAAGCGAGCaggtcctgcctgctctgcctcccTTGTCTCAGCTGAGTTGGGATCCTTTATGACTCCAGGATGGGCTGTTGGTAGCAAGTTTAAATACTCCCGTTGCTGCTGCCCAGCTTCTTCCTTTGCTTATTCTCAGTCTTCAGTCATGCAGTGCAGTCTTACATGCCACAAATGTTACTCTTCAGGCTTTTACAGCATTGTCAGTAGGAAAATACTGGTGAATTCATGAATGTCTGTCCTGTTTTATCTACCATTTTAGTGTAATTTTGAAAGGCCTGCCACCAGGGTCACATTTTCCAGAAGGCGACCACAAAATCCAATATACTGTGTATGACAGAGCTGAAAACAAAGGCACTTGCAAATTTCTTGTTAAAGTCAGAGGTAAGAATGATGTTTTACCCTATACATACAGTCACTGATTTGTATCTGGCTTAGTAGGCAATTTGAGATATGTCCTCATTTTTACATTTGTGTGCATATGTATGCGTATATAAACTGCATCTTGATGCTGAAAGGGAGAACGTCATCTTGCTGAAGACCCTGGGGGCCAGGCCTGCAGCGGAGTGGACAGCCTGCCCTCCGCACAGCACGGAAGAGCTTCATTGATCTGTCCTGCCTCCAGCTCTGCACCCCTTTCCTCCTGTTGGCTTCTCCCTGATACTTAGTTTGTGAGCTGCTGAACCAAGTACGCAAGGAGTTTTTTCAGCTGAGACTCACATCAGTCAAGCAGGGCTGCCCTTTCACACGTCGAGCTCTTGAATTCTGGAGTTGAATACAGAGATGAAAGCTGTATGTTTCAGCTTCAGCTCTCTTTGTGCTCCATGACCTTTGTCACCATGATACCACAATCACATCCATATGCCTATACATCTGTATCATTTTAGTTTACATATGAGTTAAGaggggttttggttggtttgttggttggggtttttaataatatagaaagcaaacagaaaaatgtcttctATGTTGGTATTCCACTGGCCATGCTACCTTAGTAACAAACAGGGTTTCAcgccttgtcttttttttttttttttgcctcttgctTAAAGTCAGGCGCTGTGCAAAATTAAATGCCCCAGATAATGGCTACATCAAGTGTTCAGGTGATGGAAATAACTATGGTGCTACATGTGAGTTCTCCTGCATTGGTGGCTACGAGCTGCAAGGAAGCCCAGCTAGAGTATGCCAGTACAATTTGGGGTGGTCAGGAGTGGAGCCAACCTGTGCACGTAAGTGAGTATTTCACCACTTCACCAGAAGGGCTGCCAGAGCAATGGTTCTTGTGGCAGTGAGAATTTGGGAAGGGGATGTGGGCTGGAATATAGCTGCAAACTTTAATACCCTAGAGGTAAGAAActtaacatctttgttttcatAACTGAAATCTGCCACCTTTGGCTACTCTTTCCTAGGATGATGATGGTACCTCACAACTGATAGTGTGTTTTAGCTCAAAGCTTTCTACAAAACTTCACCTTCTGGAGTCAATCCATCTTGCAGGCCAGAACAGCTTAAGATAAAATTGTTGGCTTCAATGAGGCCAGTATTTCACCCATGTCTTCTGTATTATTATTTCCTGTTCTTGTGCTTCTGCTATCTAACAGTTTGTGCTTTTAGAAATAGATCTGTTTTCAGTATGCTCTATAacttttgtttcatatttaattcTAGCCATGAATATTAATGTGAATGTGAGGACTGCAGCTGCACTTCTGGACCAATTTTATGAGAAGCGGAGACTGCTAATTATTTCAACTCCTACTGCAGCCAACTTCTTCTACAGGATGCAGTTGGGAATGCTACAGGTAAAACACATTTCAGGGCAGggctgcaaatattttttatctttaaagaaGGACACAAGAGGACAACCTCCACTGTTTGATATAAATCCACAAACTTCAGCTGTTATATTGCAGCCACTGGAGGGTCTGGCTGAAGCAGTAGTAGTTTGGGATTAAGCCTTTTTATATGGGTTTGAGTTGAAACATCTCCCCAGTCTGTAATTAAGCTCCGTTCTGGATTGTGCTACTTCTGACTGACCAGTTCCTGAATCCCAGGCAGTTCTGGCCCTCTTCCATCCTTCCCAAATTAAATATTAACTTGTGCTCAATGATCATTCCCTAACTTGGCTCctaaagaagtttaaaaaaacccaaaccatccaGCACTTCAGTGGTCACAGTTCATGCAAACCAGGCTTACAGACTTTGTAACTA belongs to Strix uralensis isolate ZFMK-TIS-50842 chromosome 2, bStrUra1, whole genome shotgun sequence and includes:
- the SRPX gene encoding sushi repeat-containing protein SRPX isoform X2, coding for MGSCWLRLAALLALGAYPSLQYEETPWCSPIKVKHGYANCRTPQGEYYKNVLGTRCDIRCQKGYELHGPQQLICQSSKRWSGKVLCKQKRCPTLSMPTNGGFKCLDGAYFGSRCEYYCSPGYQLKGDRIVTCMDNKVWSGRPASCVDTEPPRIQCPSVKEKTAEPNKLTARVFWDTPEGRDTADGILTDVILKGLPPGSHFPEGDHKIQYTVYDRAENKGTCKFLVKVRVRRCAKLNAPDNGYIKCSGDGNNYGATCEFSCIGGYELQGSPARVCQYNLGWSGVEPTCAPMNINVNVRTAAALLDQFYEKRRLLIISTPTAANFFYRMQLGMLQPAQCGLDLRHVTVVELVGVFPAQIGRIGVKLLPPSLALQLRLLLRIPHYNFNIVVMDKHGMDKERYPFPATPAELFALIDNFPLRKEEMKLQAEIGQSCP
- the SRPX gene encoding sushi repeat-containing protein SRPX isoform X3 — translated: MHLKTPWCSPIKVKHGYANCRTPQGEYYKNVLGTRCDIRCQKGYELHGPQQLICQSSKRWSGKVLCKQKRCPTLSMPTNGGFKCLDGAYFGSRCEYYCSPGYQLKGDRIVTCMDNKVWSGRPASCVDTEPPRIQCPSVKEKTAEPNKLTARVFWDTPEGRDTADGILTDVILKGLPPGSHFPEGDHKIQYTVYDRAENKGTCKFLVKVRVRRCAKLNAPDNGYIKCSGDGNNYGATCEFSCIGGYELQGSPARVCQYNLGWSGVEPTCAPMNINVNVRTAAALLDQFYEKRRLLIISTPTAANFFYRMQLGMLQPAQCGLDLRHVTVVELVGVFPAQIGRIGVKLLPPSLALQLRLLLRIPHYNFNIVVMDKHGMDKERYPFPATPAELFALIDNFPLRKEEMKLQAEIGQSCP
- the SRPX gene encoding sushi repeat-containing protein SRPX isoform X1 — encoded protein: MGSCWLRLAALLALGAYPSLQYEGSGYSPLEDDEDVYARNRYKETPWCSPIKVKHGYANCRTPQGEYYKNVLGTRCDIRCQKGYELHGPQQLICQSSKRWSGKVLCKQKRCPTLSMPTNGGFKCLDGAYFGSRCEYYCSPGYQLKGDRIVTCMDNKVWSGRPASCVDTEPPRIQCPSVKEKTAEPNKLTARVFWDTPEGRDTADGILTDVILKGLPPGSHFPEGDHKIQYTVYDRAENKGTCKFLVKVRVRRCAKLNAPDNGYIKCSGDGNNYGATCEFSCIGGYELQGSPARVCQYNLGWSGVEPTCAPMNINVNVRTAAALLDQFYEKRRLLIISTPTAANFFYRMQLGMLQPAQCGLDLRHVTVVELVGVFPAQIGRIGVKLLPPSLALQLRLLLRIPHYNFNIVVMDKHGMDKERYPFPATPAELFALIDNFPLRKEEMKLQAEIGQSCP